The following proteins are co-located in the Aneurinibacillus sp. REN35 genome:
- a CDS encoding glycine betaine uptake BCCT transporter has product MLKNDIKRASHNNVVFWASAAIVLLFVIAGVVAPGGFAKYASAIFDFTTINFGWFYLLSMVFFVGFCLFMAFSRYGKIKLGADHEKPEYSFFTWISMLFSAGFGAGLVFWGVAEPMTHFASPPFKGMEPQSAEAARTAMRYTFFNWGIHQWSVFAVVGLGLSYFQFRKKSNSLISSTLQPVMGKRKSYYLKNGINILAVIATITGVATSFGMSVLQINGGLKYVFSIPDHTWVQLLIITVLFVLYMTSSVTGLDKGIKVLSNINMGMALCLMLFVLFAGPTVFILNGFTLGIGDYIQHFIETSFYLTPYEGGTWVRDWTIFYWAWVIAWSPFVGSFVARVSKGRTIREFVMGVLIVPPFIGLVWIAIFGGTALHMDLFENTAIANAVSKDITSALFVMLNELPLSSLLSVVSIVLIAIFIVTSADSATFVLGMMTSKGNLNPSMLAKVIWGGLMAAISAVLIISSGLKGLQTASLVTALPFTFILIAMCISLVKSLRQEQHQQQLGGQSYSEYSKEEKKASSG; this is encoded by the coding sequence ATTTTGAAAAATGATATAAAGCGGGCATCGCATAATAATGTAGTTTTTTGGGCCTCCGCGGCTATTGTTCTCCTGTTTGTTATTGCAGGAGTGGTTGCGCCGGGAGGCTTTGCGAAATATGCTTCCGCGATTTTTGATTTCACGACCATTAATTTTGGCTGGTTCTATTTGCTTTCGATGGTGTTTTTTGTAGGCTTTTGCCTTTTCATGGCTTTTAGCCGGTATGGCAAAATCAAGCTGGGAGCAGACCATGAAAAGCCGGAGTACTCCTTTTTTACCTGGATCAGTATGCTGTTTAGCGCAGGCTTTGGAGCCGGGCTGGTGTTTTGGGGAGTAGCTGAGCCGATGACTCATTTTGCTTCTCCTCCATTTAAGGGCATGGAGCCGCAGTCGGCTGAGGCGGCACGCACTGCCATGCGCTATACATTTTTCAACTGGGGAATACATCAGTGGTCGGTATTCGCGGTCGTAGGTCTTGGTCTTAGCTACTTTCAATTCCGTAAAAAGAGTAATTCTCTCATCAGCTCAACCCTGCAGCCTGTTATGGGAAAGCGTAAAAGTTATTACTTAAAGAATGGGATTAATATTCTAGCCGTGATTGCAACGATAACAGGGGTTGCTACATCGTTTGGAATGTCTGTTCTCCAAATTAACGGCGGATTGAAGTATGTCTTCTCCATTCCGGATCATACGTGGGTGCAGCTGCTGATTATTACCGTTTTGTTTGTTCTTTATATGACCTCTTCTGTAACGGGACTTGATAAGGGGATTAAAGTCTTAAGCAACATCAATATGGGTATGGCGCTCTGCCTGATGCTGTTTGTTCTCTTTGCTGGACCGACAGTTTTTATCCTTAATGGATTTACACTTGGAATTGGCGATTATATTCAGCATTTCATAGAGACAAGCTTTTATTTAACCCCTTATGAAGGCGGAACTTGGGTACGTGATTGGACCATATTTTATTGGGCTTGGGTCATCGCATGGTCCCCCTTCGTCGGCTCGTTCGTGGCACGTGTTTCCAAAGGACGAACCATCCGCGAATTTGTTATGGGTGTTTTGATCGTACCTCCGTTTATTGGATTGGTCTGGATTGCTATCTTTGGCGGAACGGCTCTGCATATGGATTTGTTTGAGAATACAGCGATCGCAAATGCGGTATCAAAAGATATTACAAGCGCGTTGTTTGTCATGCTAAATGAGCTTCCGCTTTCTTCGCTGCTGTCTGTTGTATCGATTGTGCTTATCGCGATCTTCATTGTTACATCTGCGGATTCGGCAACGTTTGTACTTGGTATGATGACATCAAAGGGTAACTTAAATCCTTCCATGCTCGCTAAGGTAATCTGGGGTGGATTGATGGCTGCCATTTCCGCTGTTCTCATTATTAGCAGCGGATTAAAAGGACTTCAGACGGCATCACTCGTTACCGCCCTACCGTTTACCTTTATTTTAATTGCGATGTGTATTTCACTTGTGAAATCATTGCGGCAGGAGCAGCATCAACAGCAGCTAGGGGGGCAATCATACAGCGAGTATTCCAAGGAAGAGAAGAAGGCAAGTTCAGGATAA